One window of the Pyrus communis chromosome 17, drPyrComm1.1, whole genome shotgun sequence genome contains the following:
- the LOC137722039 gene encoding protein LATERAL BRANCHING OXIDOREDUCTASE 1-like, protein MSKTTLGPRHHKHAQRKRITDSKNGKWVPVTPILNAFVVNVGDITEIWSNGKYKSIEHRVIANERKARISYASFICPHFDVEIEPLDQMVDTPRMYKKVKYGDYLMTSLSGDYKGRGVPSGDTLK, encoded by the exons ATGTCTAAGACCACACTCGGACCCAGGCACCATAAGCATGCTCAACGTAAACGGATTACAGATTCGAAAAATGGCAAATGGGTGCCCGTGACGCCGATTCTGAACGCTTTCGTTGTGAATGTGGGAGATATTACTGAG ATATGGAGTAATGGGAAGTACAAGAGCATTGAACATAGAGTCATCGCAAACGAAAGGAAGGCGAGAATATCTTATGCATCGTTTATTTGTCCACATTTTGATGTGGAAATtgaaccgttagatcaaatggTAGACACACCAAGAATGTACAAGAAAGTCAAATATGGTGATTATCTGATGACTTCCTTGAGTGGGGATTATAAGGGGAGGGGAGTCCCCTCAGGGGACACACTGAAATAG
- the LOC137723526 gene encoding protein LATERAL BRANCHING OXIDOREDUCTASE 1-like: MESVPNVQELVRNDPLQVPESFLIGNEEEEDKLQSTTDKYNPSSEIPIIDLSLLSRGSEEELHKLDKACEEWGFFQVINHGVATEVLQEMKDATAKFFELPLEEKNKIRMPPDDFQGYGRAYAVTQGQTLDWSDALFLSIYPTQYRRPNLWPTAPEGFKENIEAYSSGVKRIRDELLRCLSSTLGMEKDALLSLHQEVIQVLRANYYPPCKMPDKVLGLSPHSDTSTITILMQEDNVTGLQIRKEGEWVPVKPIPNAFVVNVGDVMEIWSNGKYRSIEHRAVTTESKSRISYASFILPHAEVEVEPFGHIVELSGSQKYKKVKYGDYLGSSLKKGKLKGKSHIETAKIGS, from the exons ATGGAATCTGTACCAAATGTTCAAGAACTGGTAAGGAATGATCCTCTGCAGGTCCCTGAAAGTTTCCTTATCGggaatgaggaagaagaagacaagctACAGAGCACTACCGACAAATATAATCCTTCTTCTGAGATCCCAATCATTGATCTTTCTCTCCTCTCGAGAGGAAGTGAGGAGGAGCTTCACAAACTGGACAAGGCTTGTGAAGAATGGGGGTTCTTTCAG GTGATAAATCATGGCGTGGCAACAGAAGTGTTGCAGGAAATGAAGGATGCTACGGCCAAGTTCTTTGAACTTCCGTTGgaagagaagaacaaaattCGTATGCCACCAGATGACTTTCAAGGCTACGGGCGAGCCTATGCGGTTACACAAGGGCAGACACTGGACTGGTCCGATGCACTGTTTCTCAGTATTTATCCAACACAGTACAGAAGGCCTAACTTATGGCCAACCGCACCAGAGGGATTCAA GGAAAATATTGAGGCATATTCAAGCGGAGTCAAAAGAATTAGAGATGAGCTCCTAAGGTGTCTATCTTCAACTCTGGGGATGGAAAAGGATGCTCTTCTTAGTCTTCATCAAGAAGTGATCCAAGTTTTGCGCGCAAACTACTATCCTCCATGCAAAATGCCTGATAAAGTACTAGGTCTTTCTCCGCACTCGGACACAAGCACCATAACCATTCTCATGCAAGAAGACAATGTAACCGGATTACAAATTCGAAAAGAAGGTGAATGGGTGCCCGTGAAGCCAATTCCAAACGCTTTCGTTGTTAATGTTGGAGATGTTATGGAG ATATGGAGTAATGGGAAGTACAGGAGCATTGAACATAGAGCTGTGACAACCGAAAGCAAGTCGAGGATATCTTATGCATCATTCATTTTGCCACACGCAGAGGTGGAAGTTGAACCTTTTGGTCATATAGTGGAGTTATCTGGGTCCCAGAAGTACAAGAAGGTCAAGTACGGAGATTATCTGGGTAGTTCCTTGAAGAAGGGGAAACTTAAGGGGAAATCACACATTGAAACGGCGAAGATTGGAAGTtga